From one Lolium rigidum isolate FL_2022 chromosome 4, APGP_CSIRO_Lrig_0.1, whole genome shotgun sequence genomic stretch:
- the LOC124647344 gene encoding probable glutathione S-transferase DHAR1, cytosolic isoform X3, which produces MTVEVCVKAAVGHPDTLGDCPFAQRVLLTLEEKKEPYQTKLVDLSNKPEWFLEINPEGKVPVFNSGDGKWIADSDVITQIIEDKYPTPSLVTPPEYASVGSKIFSTFIAFLKSKDATDGTEKALVDELEALDAHLKAHGPYINGENVSAADLSLGPKLFHLQVALDHFKGWKIPETLTSVHAYTEALFSRESFVKTKPAREHLIAGWAPKVNP; this is translated from the exons ATGACTGTGGAGGTGTGCGTCAAGGCCGCCGTCGGCCACCCCGACACGCTCGGCGACT GTCCCTTCGCACAGAGGGTGCTCCTCACgctggaggagaagaaggagcccTACCAGACGAAGCTCGTCGACCTGAGCAACAAGCCCGAGTG GTTTCTGGAGATCAACCCAGAGGGGAAGGTGCCTGTGTTTAACAGTGGTGATGGTAAATGGATTGCTGATTCCGACGTAATCACTCAGATCATTGAGGACAAGTACCCAACTCCATCACTTGTCACCCCTCCTGAGTATGCATCAGT GGGCTCAAAGATCTTCTCAACCTTCATTGCGTTCTTGAAGAGCAAGGATGCTACTGATGGCACAGAGAAAGCACTTGTTGACGAGCTGGAGGCACTGGATGCGCACCTAAAAGCTCAT GGCCCCTACATCAACGGGGAGAACGTCTCGGCTGCAGATCTGAGCCTGGGCCCGAAGCTGTTCCATCTCCAGGTCGCCCTGGATCATTTCAAAGGCTGGAAGATCCCCGAGACCCTGACTAGCGTCCATGCCTACACCGAG GCTCTCTTCAGCCGGGAGTCTTTCGTGAAGACAAAGCCAGCGAGGGAGCACCTGATCGCCGGATGGGCGCCGAAGGTGAACCCGTAA
- the LOC124708146 gene encoding 11S globulin seed storage protein 2-like, with translation MAVDLTPRQPTKAYGGEGGAYYEWSPAELPMLGVASIGAAKLSLAAGGMSLPSYSDSAKVAYVLQGKGTVGIVLPEATKEKVVAIKEGDALALPFGVTTWWHNTPEASTELVVLFLGDTSKGHKPGQFTNFQLTGSSGIFTGFSTEFVGRAWDLKQDDAAKLVSSQPASGIVKLTAGKKLPEPVPEDRKGMALNCLEAKLDVDIPNGGRVVVLNTVNLPLVKEVGLGADLVRIDAHSMCSPGFSCDSAYQVTYIVRGSGRVQVVGPDGKRVLETRIEGGSLFIVPRFHVVSKIADESGMEWFSIITTPNPIFSHLAGKTSVWKAISPEVLEASFNTTPEMEKLFRSKRLDSEIFFAPN, from the exons ATGGCCGTCGATCTGACCCCGAGGCAGCCCACCAAGGCctacggcggcgagggcggcgcctACTACGAGTGGAGCCCCGCCGAGCTGCCCATGCTCGGCGTCGCCTCCATCGGCGCCGCCAAGCTCTCGCTCGCCGCCGGCGGCATGTCCCTACCCAGCTACTCCGACTCCGCCAAGGTCGCCTACGTCCTCCAAG GCAAGGGAACCGTCGGCATTGTTCTGCCTGAGGCCACCAAGGAGAAGGTGGTTGCCATCAAGGAGGGTGACGCTCTGGCGCTCCCCTTCGGCGTTaccacctggtggcacaacacccCCGAGGCGTCGACCGAgctggtcgtcctcttcctcggcgACACTTCCAAGGGCCACAAGCCCGGCCAGTTCACCAACTTCCAGCTCACTGGCTCTAGCGGCATCTTCACCGGCTTCTCCACGGAGTTTGTCGGCCGTGCCTGGGACCTCAAGCAGGATGACGCCGCAAAGCTCGTCTCCAGCCAGCCTGCCTCCGGCATCGTCAAGCTCACAGCCGGGAAGAAGCTCCCGGAGCCCGTCCCTGAGGACCGCAAGGGCATGGCACTCAACTGCCTGGAGGCCAAGCTGGACGTGGACATCCCCAACGGTGGCCGCGTGGTGGTGCTCAACACCGTGAACCTGCCGCTGGTGAAGGAGGTCGGCCTTGGTGCTGACCTTGTCAGGATCGATGCCCACTCCATGTGCTCGCCTGGGTTCTCCTGCGATTCTGCCTATCAGGTGACTTACATCGTCCGTGGCAGTGGCCGTGTTCAGGTCGTTGGCCCTGATGGCAAGCGTGTTCTGGAGACCCGCATTGagggaggctcccttttcatcgtGCCCCGCTTCCACGTCGTGTCCAAGATCGCTGATGAATCAGGCATGGAGTGgttctccatcatcaccacccCCAA CCCGATCTTCAGCCACCTTGCTGGGAAGACCTCGGTCTGGAAGGCCATCTCGCCGGAGGTGCTGGAGGCGTCCTTCAACACGACGCCTGAGATGGAGAAGCTCTTCCGGTCCAAGAGGCTCGACTCCGAGATCTTCTTCGCCCCCAACTAG
- the LOC124647344 gene encoding probable glutathione S-transferase DHAR1, cytosolic isoform X2, with protein sequence MTVEVLVKAAAGSPDTLGDCPFAQRVLLTLEEKKEPYQTKLVDLSNKPEWFLEINPEGKVPVFNSGDGKWIADSDVITQIIEDKYPTPSLVTPPEYASVGSKIFSTFIAFLKSKDATDGTEKALVDELEALDAHLKAHGPYINGENVSAADLSLGPKLFHLQVALDHFKGWKIPETLTSVHAYTEALFSRESFVKTKPAREHLIAGWAPKVNP encoded by the exons ATGACTGTGGAGGTGTTGGTCAAGGCCGCCGCCGGGAGCCCGGACACGCTCGGCGACT GTCCCTTCGCACAGAGGGTGCTCCTCACgctggaggagaagaaggagcccTACCAGACGAAGCTCGTCGACCTGAGCAACAAGCCCGAGTG GTTTCTGGAGATCAACCCAGAGGGGAAGGTGCCTGTGTTTAACAGTGGTGATGGTAAATGGATTGCTGATTCCGACGTAATCACTCAGATCATTGAGGACAAGTACCCAACTCCATCACTTGTCACCCCTCCTGAGTATGCATCAGT GGGCTCAAAGATCTTCTCAACCTTCATTGCGTTCTTGAAGAGCAAGGATGCTACTGATGGCACAGAGAAAGCACTTGTTGACGAGCTGGAGGCACTGGATGCGCACCTAAAAGCTCAT GGCCCCTACATCAACGGGGAGAACGTCTCGGCTGCAGATCTGAGCCTGGGCCCGAAGCTGTTCCATCTCCAGGTCGCCCTGGATCATTTCAAAGGCTGGAAGATCCCCGAGACCCTGACTAGCGTCCATGCCTACACCGAG GCTCTCTTCAGCCGGGAGTCTTTCGTGAAGACAAAGCCAGCGAGGGAGCACCTGATCGCCGGATGGGCGCCGAAGGTGAACCCGTAA
- the LOC124647344 gene encoding probable glutathione S-transferase DHAR1, cytosolic isoform X1 encodes MTVEVCVKAAVGHPDTLGDCPFSQRVLLTLEEKKVAYQMKLIDVSNKPKWFLEINPEGKVPVFNSGDGKWIADSDVITQIIEDKYPTPSLVTPPEYASVGSKIFSTFIAFLKSKDATDGTEKALVDELEALDAHLKAHGPYINGENVSAADLSLGPKLFHLQVALDHFKGWKIPETLTSVHAYTEALFSRESFVKTKPAREHLIAGWAPKVNP; translated from the exons ATGACTGTGGAGGTGTGCGTCAAGGCCGCCGTCGGCCACCCCGACACGCTCGGCGACT GTCCCTTCTCCCAGAGGGTGCTGCTCACGCTGGAGGAGAAGAAGGTGGCCTACCAGATGAAGCTCATCGACGTCAGCAACAAGCCCAAGTG GTTTCTGGAGATCAACCCAGAGGGGAAGGTGCCTGTGTTTAACAGTGGTGATGGTAAATGGATTGCTGATTCCGACGTAATCACTCAGATCATTGAGGACAAGTACCCAACTCCATCACTTGTCACCCCTCCTGAGTATGCATCAGT GGGCTCAAAGATCTTCTCAACCTTCATTGCGTTCTTGAAGAGCAAGGATGCTACTGATGGCACAGAGAAAGCACTTGTTGACGAGCTGGAGGCACTGGATGCGCACCTAAAAGCTCAT GGCCCCTACATCAACGGGGAGAACGTCTCGGCTGCAGATCTGAGCCTGGGCCCGAAGCTGTTCCATCTCCAGGTCGCCCTGGATCATTTCAAAGGCTGGAAGATCCCCGAGACCCTGACTAGCGTCCATGCCTACACCGAG GCTCTCTTCAGCCGGGAGTCTTTCGTGAAGACAAAGCCAGCGAGGGAGCACCTGATCGCCGGATGGGCGCCGAAGGTGAACCCGTAA